The following coding sequences are from one Hyphomicrobiales bacterium window:
- the rpsE gene encoding 30S ribosomal protein S5, protein MAQRPSRDRHNRDEEKSEFVDKLVHINRVSKTVKGGKRFGFAALVVVGDQKGRVGFGHGKAREVPEAIRKATESAKRGMIRVPLREGRTLHHDVKGRHGAGKVLLRAAPAGTGIIAGGPMRAVFETLGIQDIVAKSQGTSNPYNMVRATFDALREEDSPRSVAARRGLKVSVLQARRGDVAAVDA, encoded by the coding sequence ATGGCACAGCGCCCATCTCGTGATCGTCACAATCGCGACGAAGAAAAAAGCGAATTCGTCGACAAGCTGGTTCACATCAACCGCGTTTCAAAAACGGTGAAGGGCGGTAAACGCTTTGGTTTCGCCGCTCTCGTTGTTGTCGGAGACCAGAAGGGCCGTGTCGGCTTTGGCCACGGCAAGGCGCGCGAAGTGCCTGAGGCGATCCGCAAGGCAACCGAATCGGCCAAGCGTGGCATGATCCGTGTGCCGCTGCGCGAAGGCCGCACGCTGCACCACGACGTTAAAGGCCGCCACGGCGCCGGCAAAGTTCTGCTGCGCGCAGCACCGGCAGGTACCGGCATCATTGCCGGTGGCCCGATGCGTGCCGTTTTTGAGACGCTTGGCATCCAGGATATCGTTGCCAAGTCGCAAGGCACGTCGAACCCTTACAATATGGTCCGCGCAACCTTCGACGCTCTGCGCGAAGAAGACAGCCCCCGTTCAGTGGCGGCACGCCGCGGCCTGAAAGTCTCGGTCCTCCAGGCACGACGTGGCGATGTCGCTGCGGTTGACGCCTAA
- the rpmD gene encoding 50S ribosomal protein L30 encodes MAQSKTITVEQIGSPIGRQPDQRATLVGLGLNKMRRQRTLEDTPAVRGMIDKVRHLVRVVDDK; translated from the coding sequence ATGGCACAGTCCAAGACCATCACGGTTGAGCAGATCGGAAGCCCGATTGGCCGTCAGCCTGACCAACGCGCCACGCTTGTCGGCCTTGGTCTCAACAAGATGCGCCGCCAGCGCACGCTGGAAGATACCCCAGCGGTGCGCGGCATGATCGACAAGGTGCGCCATCTGGTGCGCGTCGTCGACGACAAGTAA
- a CDS encoding 50S ribosomal protein L15 yields the protein MKLNELSPKPGSAKTKKRVGRGIGSGKGKTSGRGVKGQKARSGVAIKGFEGGQMPMYRRLPKRGFNNIFSKAYSEVNVGRIQQAVDAGKIDAKAKLDAAALVDAGVITKLEKDGVRLLGNGELKAAIEISVAGASKGAIAAVEKAGGKVHIEETKEASGKAGASKAAAE from the coding sequence ATGAAACTCAATGAACTTTCCCCCAAGCCAGGCTCTGCAAAAACGAAAAAACGCGTTGGTCGCGGTATCGGTTCGGGCAAGGGCAAGACGTCTGGTCGCGGTGTCAAAGGCCAGAAGGCGCGTTCCGGCGTTGCCATTAAGGGCTTTGAAGGCGGCCAGATGCCGATGTATCGCCGCCTGCCCAAGCGCGGCTTTAACAACATCTTCTCCAAGGCCTATTCGGAAGTGAATGTCGGCCGGATTCAGCAGGCCGTTGATGCCGGCAAGATCGACGCCAAAGCCAAGCTCGATGCTGCTGCTCTCGTTGATGCTGGTGTTATCACCAAGCTTGAAAAAGATGGTGTGCGGCTGCTTGGTAACGGAGAGTTGAAAGCTGCCATCGAGATCAGCGTTGCCGGTGCCTCAAAAGGGGCCATCGCAGCGGTTGAAAAGGCTGGCGGCAAGGTCCACATCGAAGAAACCAAAGAAGCGTCCGGCAAAGCCGGGGCGAGCAAAGCCGCCGCAGAGTAA
- the secY gene encoding preprotein translocase subunit SecY — translation MASAAEQLASNFSLKAFGKAEELKKRIWFTLGALLVYRLGTYIPMPGIEPDAFAAAFNQAAQGVVGLFNMFTGGAVERMAVFALGIMPYITASIIIQLMTTVSPKLEALKKEGEAGRKVINQYTRYGTVFLAAIQAYGISVGLESSGTIVTDPGWFFRLTTVITLVGGTMFLMWLGEQITARGVGNGISLIIFAGIVAELPRALAQTLELGRQGAIGTGIILTIIVLAIVVIAFIVFVERAQRRLLIQYPKRQVGNRMTQGESSHLPLKLNTAGVIPPIFASSLLLLPATLAGFSDGTEATGWITTLTALLGHGQPAYMLLYAAGIIFFAFFYTAIVFNPADTADNLRKHGGFIPGIRPGERTANYIDFVLTRITVAGAAYLTIVCLIPEFLISYSGVPFYFGGTSLLIVVSVTMDTVQQVQGHLLAHQYEGLVKKSKLRGKRR, via the coding sequence ATGGCATCAGCAGCTGAGCAGCTAGCTTCAAACTTCTCCCTCAAAGCGTTCGGTAAGGCCGAAGAGCTCAAAAAGCGCATCTGGTTCACGCTGGGTGCGCTTTTGGTCTATCGGTTGGGAACCTACATCCCGATGCCTGGTATCGAGCCGGATGCTTTTGCTGCGGCTTTCAACCAGGCAGCGCAGGGCGTTGTTGGCTTGTTCAACATGTTCACTGGCGGTGCCGTGGAGCGCATGGCGGTGTTTGCGTTGGGCATCATGCCCTACATCACCGCCTCGATTATCATTCAGCTGATGACGACGGTGTCGCCGAAGCTTGAAGCCTTGAAGAAAGAAGGCGAGGCGGGCCGCAAGGTCATCAACCAGTACACGCGCTACGGCACGGTGTTTCTGGCCGCGATCCAGGCCTACGGCATTTCGGTTGGTCTGGAATCCTCCGGCACGATCGTCACCGATCCGGGCTGGTTCTTCCGTCTGACGACCGTCATCACGTTGGTTGGCGGCACGATGTTCCTGATGTGGCTCGGTGAGCAGATCACGGCGCGCGGCGTCGGTAATGGTATCTCGCTGATTATCTTTGCTGGCATTGTTGCCGAGCTGCCCCGTGCGTTGGCACAGACGCTTGAACTGGGTCGTCAGGGCGCCATTGGCACCGGAATCATTCTGACCATCATCGTTCTGGCAATCGTCGTGATTGCGTTCATCGTGTTCGTTGAGCGTGCCCAGCGCCGGCTTCTCATTCAGTATCCCAAGCGCCAGGTCGGCAACCGGATGACGCAGGGCGAAAGCTCACACCTGCCGCTGAAGCTGAACACCGCTGGTGTTATCCCACCGATCTTTGCGTCCTCGTTGCTGCTCTTGCCGGCGACGCTGGCGGGCTTCTCTGATGGCACAGAAGCGACCGGGTGGATCACCACGCTCACGGCCCTACTTGGCCACGGGCAGCCGGCCTACATGCTGCTTTATGCGGCTGGTATCATCTTCTTCGCGTTCTTCTACACGGCTATCGTGTTCAACCCGGCTGATACCGCCGACAATCTGCGCAAGCATGGCGGGTTCATCCCCGGCATTCGTCCCGGTGAACGCACGGCGAACTATATCGATTTTGTGTTGACGCGGATCACGGTGGCCGGTGCGGCGTATCTGACCATCGTATGTCTCATACCCGAATTCCTCATTTCCTATTCGGGCGTTCCCTTCTATTTCGGAGGCACATCGCTTCTCATCGTGGTCTCGGTGACCATGGATACCGTTCAACAGGTGCAAGGGCATTTGCTTGCGCACCAGTATGAGGGGCTGGTGAAGAAGTCGAAACTCCGGGGGAAACGTAGATGA
- a CDS encoding adenylate kinase: MRLILLGPPGAGKGTQAARLVETYNIPQLSTGDMLRAAVAAGTETGLKAKAVMEAGDLVSDEIVNQIVSDRISEPDCARGFILDGYPRTLQQADAVEEILKKKGRRLDAVLELVVDDRALVGRIVKRAEDAKAAGQPVRKDDTPEVFDERLRAYYKSTAPLTGYYYAKGNLKTVNGMASIDEVTAEINSVLKAL; the protein is encoded by the coding sequence ATGAGATTGATCCTTCTTGGACCGCCAGGTGCGGGCAAGGGAACCCAGGCCGCGCGCCTTGTTGAGACCTATAACATTCCGCAGCTTTCCACCGGCGATATGCTGCGTGCGGCTGTGGCAGCCGGCACCGAAACGGGCCTGAAGGCGAAGGCGGTCATGGAAGCCGGTGATCTGGTGTCCGATGAGATCGTCAATCAGATCGTTTCGGATCGTATCTCTGAGCCCGATTGCGCGCGCGGTTTCATCTTGGATGGCTATCCGCGGACGCTTCAGCAGGCGGATGCGGTTGAAGAGATCCTGAAGAAGAAGGGCCGCCGTCTGGATGCCGTTCTTGAACTGGTCGTTGATGACCGGGCCTTGGTGGGACGGATTGTCAAACGCGCCGAAGATGCCAAGGCGGCCGGTCAACCGGTGCGCAAAGATGATACGCCCGAAGTGTTCGATGAGCGCTTGCGGGCCTATTACAAAAGCACCGCGCCGCTGACCGGCTACTATTACGCCAAAGGCAATCTGAAGACGGTGAACGGCATGGCCTCGATCGACGAGGTCACCGCTGAGATCAACTCGGTCTTGAAGGCGCTTTAG
- the rpsM gene encoding 30S ribosomal protein S13, which produces MARIAGVNIPTNKRAIIALQYIHGIGAAKAAEIIEKAGIDPSKRVNELADSDVIQVREIIDRDYMVEGDLRRQTSMNIKRLMDLGCYRGLRHRRGLPVRGQRTHTNARTRKGPAKAIAGKKK; this is translated from the coding sequence ATGGCCCGCATTGCAGGCGTCAATATTCCTACGAACAAACGCGCGATCATCGCGCTTCAGTACATTCATGGCATCGGCGCGGCAAAAGCTGCTGAGATCATCGAAAAAGCTGGCATCGATCCGAGCAAACGGGTCAACGAGCTGGCGGATTCTGACGTGATCCAGGTGCGCGAGATCATCGACCGCGACTACATGGTCGAAGGGGATCTGCGTCGCCAGACGAGCATGAACATCAAACGCTTGATGGATTTGGGCTGCTATCGCGGTCTGCGCCATCGTCGTGGCTTGCCGGTGCGCGGTCAACGTACCCATACCAATGCCCGCACCCGCAAGGGTCCGGCTAAGGCGATTGCCGGCAAGAAGAAGTAA
- the rpsK gene encoding 30S ribosomal protein S11 has protein sequence MAKEAGRVRRRERKNITSGVAHVRSSFNNTMITITDVQGNAISWSSCGTMGFKGSRKSTPYAAQVAAEDAAKKASEHGVKTLEVEVSGPGSGRESALRALQAAGFTITSIRDVTPIPHNGCRPPKRRRV, from the coding sequence ATGGCTAAAGAAGCTGGACGCGTTCGCCGCCGCGAACGCAAAAACATTACGTCGGGCGTGGCGCATGTGCGCTCGTCCTTCAACAACACCATGATCACCATCACGGACGTGCAGGGCAATGCGATCTCCTGGTCGTCTTGCGGCACGATGGGTTTCAAGGGCTCGCGTAAATCGACCCCTTATGCGGCACAGGTTGCCGCGGAAGACGCTGCCAAGAAAGCTTCCGAACACGGCGTGAAAACGCTGGAAGTTGAAGTCTCCGGTCCAGGTTCGGGCCGTGAGTCGGCACTGCGCGCGCTCCAAGCTGCTGGGTTCACGATCACATCGATCCGCGATGTGACGCCGATCCCGCACAATGGATGTCGTCCGCCGAAACGGCGCCGGGTGTAA
- a CDS encoding DNA-directed RNA polymerase subunit alpha, with protein MIHKNWQNLIKPSKLEVKTSEDGRIAQVIAEPLERGYGLTLGNALRRILLSSIQGASVTGMQIDGVLHEFSSIPGVREDVTDIVLNVKEIALRMEGEGPKRMIVRKQGPGIVTAGDIQTVGDVEILNPDHVLCTLDEDSEVRIEFTVNTGKGYVEAERNRPDDAPIGLVPVDALFSPVKRVAYKVENTREGQILDYDKLTLDIETNGAVTAEDAIAYAARILQDQLQIFVNFEEPEKEQVEEELPDFPFSPELLKKVDELELSVRSANCLKNDNIVYIGDLIQKTEAEMLRTPNFGRKSLNEIKEVLASMGLHLGMDVPNWPPENIDELSKRYEEHQV; from the coding sequence ATGATTCATAAGAACTGGCAGAACCTGATTAAACCGAGCAAACTTGAAGTGAAGACCAGCGAAGACGGTCGGATCGCTCAAGTTATTGCTGAACCGCTTGAGCGTGGCTATGGCCTGACGCTTGGTAACGCACTGCGCCGTATCCTGCTCTCGTCCATCCAGGGCGCGTCGGTGACCGGCATGCAGATTGATGGCGTGTTGCACGAGTTTTCGTCCATTCCGGGCGTGCGTGAAGACGTCACCGACATCGTGCTCAACGTCAAAGAGATCGCGCTGCGCATGGAAGGCGAGGGCCCCAAGCGCATGATCGTGCGCAAGCAGGGCCCAGGCATCGTGACCGCCGGTGATATCCAGACGGTGGGCGATGTTGAAATTCTGAACCCTGATCACGTGCTTTGCACGCTTGATGAAGACTCTGAAGTCCGCATCGAGTTCACCGTCAACACCGGCAAGGGCTATGTGGAAGCCGAGCGTAACCGCCCAGACGATGCACCGATTGGCCTGGTGCCGGTCGATGCGCTGTTCTCGCCGGTCAAGCGCGTGGCCTACAAGGTGGAAAACACCCGCGAAGGTCAGATTCTCGACTATGACAAGCTGACGCTCGACATTGAGACCAACGGCGCTGTCACGGCCGAAGATGCAATTGCTTATGCGGCGCGTATTCTTCAGGATCAGTTGCAGATCTTCGTGAACTTCGAAGAGCCTGAAAAAGAGCAGGTCGAAGAAGAGCTGCCCGATTTCCCATTCTCGCCGGAGCTTCTGAAGAAGGTCGACGAGTTGGAGCTTTCGGTGCGTTCGGCGAACTGCCTGAAGAACGACAACATCGTTTACATTGGTGACCTGATCCAAAAGACGGAAGCAGAAATGCTGCGCACGCCGAACTTCGGTCGCAAGTCGCTGAACGAGATCAAAGAAGTGCTTGCCTCGATGGGTCTGCATTTGGGCATGGACGTGCCCAACTGGCCGCCTGAAAACATCGACGAGCTTTCCAAGCGCTACGAGGAACACCAGGTCTAA
- the rplQ gene encoding 50S ribosomal protein L17 translates to MRHAKQGRKLNRTSSHRKAMFANMAASLITHEQIKTTLPKAKELKPIVDKLVTLAKRGDLHARRQALSQVRDEAAVRKLFGVLGERYAERSGGYTRVLKAGFRFGDNAPVAIIELVDRDVDAKGAEDRARVEAEEAEETVAA, encoded by the coding sequence ATGCGTCACGCCAAACAAGGCCGCAAGCTCAACCGCACATCGAGCCACCGCAAAGCGATGTTCGCCAATATGGCAGCTTCGCTGATCACCCATGAGCAGATCAAAACGACGTTGCCGAAAGCCAAAGAGCTGAAGCCGATCGTCGATAAGCTCGTGACCCTCGCCAAGCGTGGCGATTTGCATGCGCGCCGTCAGGCGCTTAGCCAAGTTCGCGACGAAGCGGCCGTGCGCAAACTGTTCGGCGTTCTGGGCGAGCGTTATGCCGAGCGTTCGGGTGGCTACACCCGCGTTTTGAAAGCCGGGTTCCGCTTTGGCGACAACGCGCCGGTCGCGATCATTGAATTGGTTGATCGCGACGTGGACGCCAAGGGCGCTGAAGACCGCGCGCGCGTCGAGGCCGAGGAAGCTGAAGAAACCGTCGCAGCGTAA
- a CDS encoding Do family serine endopeptidase, with translation MAAWFGFVLQAQAQNDLPERLLDLFINNAPILLEELNEDQAGEPTQLTREAPQNLAQVQLSFAPVVQLAAPAVVNVYATRTEQVRDPFANMDPFFRRFFGDQMRPRPRERMASSLGSGVIVDASGLIVTNNHVIEQATDVRVSLSDRREFAADILIRDERTDLAVLQVRDLDEPLPALSIGASDDLDVGDVVLAIGNPFGVGQTVTQGIVSALARTQVGVTDFQFFIQTDAAINPGNSGGALVDLSGRLVGINTAIFSRSGGSNGIGFAIPTEMVNVVLGEAASGASFVARPYLGAEVQAVTPAIAQSLGMRRPRGVLVADLVRGGPADQAGLRRGDVVVSIDGVQIEDPDAFAYRFATKGIGGTTSVRVIRDGRRRDLTIFLVGPPETVPRDLRLIEGRSPFAGVEVINLSPAVAQEFGFDQTEGVMIVSVQPGSVANQVGFREGDMIMQVNDRRVGNTFDLEQIANLRSRSWQIVFERNGRIRSAMLRF, from the coding sequence ATGGCCGCATGGTTTGGCTTTGTTTTACAAGCTCAGGCCCAGAACGATTTGCCCGAACGGCTGCTTGATCTGTTCATCAACAACGCGCCCATCCTGCTTGAGGAACTCAACGAGGATCAGGCTGGCGAGCCAACGCAATTGACCCGCGAGGCGCCACAGAACTTGGCACAGGTGCAACTTTCCTTTGCGCCTGTGGTGCAACTGGCCGCGCCGGCGGTGGTCAATGTCTACGCCACGCGTACCGAGCAAGTGCGCGATCCCTTCGCCAACATGGATCCGTTCTTTCGTCGGTTCTTTGGCGATCAGATGCGCCCGCGTCCGCGAGAGCGTATGGCGTCCTCGCTTGGTTCCGGTGTGATCGTCGATGCCAGCGGGCTGATCGTCACCAACAATCACGTGATCGAACAGGCAACCGATGTTCGGGTGTCCTTGTCGGATCGCCGTGAGTTTGCCGCCGATATTCTCATCCGCGATGAACGCACTGATTTGGCGGTGCTGCAGGTGCGCGATCTGGACGAGCCATTGCCAGCCTTGTCGATTGGTGCCTCGGACGACCTAGACGTCGGCGATGTGGTCCTTGCAATCGGCAACCCGTTCGGCGTTGGCCAGACGGTGACGCAAGGCATCGTTTCCGCGCTTGCTCGCACGCAGGTCGGCGTGACGGATTTTCAGTTCTTCATTCAAACCGACGCGGCGATTAATCCAGGCAATTCCGGCGGTGCCCTTGTTGATCTTTCTGGCCGTCTGGTGGGCATCAACACAGCGATCTTTTCCCGCTCCGGCGGCTCGAACGGCATTGGCTTTGCGATCCCAACCGAGATGGTCAATGTCGTGCTTGGTGAGGCGGCCAGTGGCGCATCGTTTGTGGCACGCCCCTATCTCGGGGCCGAAGTCCAGGCTGTTACGCCTGCCATCGCCCAGAGCCTTGGCATGCGGCGCCCGCGCGGTGTTTTGGTGGCTGATCTGGTGCGCGGTGGTCCGGCGGATCAGGCCGGGCTTCGGCGCGGCGATGTGGTGGTGTCGATTGACGGCGTTCAAATCGAAGATCCCGATGCGTTCGCTTATCGCTTTGCCACCAAGGGCATCGGCGGCACCACCAGCGTACGCGTCATCCGCGATGGCCGGCGGCGCGATCTGACGATCTTTCTCGTTGGTCCACCAGAGACCGTGCCGCGTGATCTGCGGCTTATCGAAGGGCGCTCGCCGTTTGCGGGCGTGGAGGTCATCAATCTTTCGCCCGCTGTGGCGCAAGAGTTCGGTTTCGATCAGACCGAAGGCGTGATGATCGTTTCGGTTCAACCTGGATCGGTGGCCAATCAGGTCGGCTTTCGCGAGGGCGATATGATCATGCAGGTCAATGATCGCCGTGTCGGCAACACGTTTGACCTTGAGCAAATCGCCAATCTACGCAGCCGTTCCTGGCAGATCGTGTTTGAGCGCAATGGCCGCATTCGGTCCGCTATGCTGCGGTTCTGA
- a CDS encoding replication-associated recombination protein A, whose translation MADLFGAPEETAPARVPLPERLRPATLDEVVGQEALLGADGKLTRLLASVEQGGALPSLVLWGPPGTGKTTLARLIASYLGDATQFVQLSALTSGVKDLKAAFDAARMARGQGQGTVLFVDEIHRFNKAQLDSFLPVMEDGTITLIGATTENPSFELNPALLSRCDVLILQPLEAETLAILVGRALDALGKAELVDEDARRVIAERADGDGRRAIALTELVIAGQGDDQKAYTATSIAERLGMALARYDKDRDGHYDLISALHKAVRGSDPDAALYWFARMLEGGEDPLFLARRIIRMASEDIGMADPTALQTALAAREAYHVLGSPEGELAIAQAVVHVATAPKSNAVYTAYKGARKLAKEGGSLAPPSEILNAPTKLMKDIGRGAGYIYDHDTPEAFSGQDYFPEQLGRHTLYDPPERGFERELVKRLRYWQGLRQLKQDEE comes from the coding sequence ATGGCCGATCTGTTTGGCGCACCGGAGGAGACAGCGCCCGCCCGCGTTCCGTTGCCAGAGCGCCTTCGTCCGGCCACGCTTGACGAGGTTGTCGGCCAAGAAGCGCTGCTGGGCGCAGACGGCAAGCTGACACGCCTGCTGGCCAGTGTAGAGCAGGGCGGCGCTCTTCCGTCGCTTGTTCTTTGGGGACCTCCAGGAACGGGCAAGACGACGCTGGCCCGCCTCATCGCCTCTTACCTTGGTGACGCGACGCAGTTCGTTCAGCTTTCGGCGCTGACCAGTGGCGTGAAAGACCTGAAGGCGGCTTTTGACGCCGCGCGGATGGCGCGTGGCCAGGGGCAGGGCACGGTTTTGTTCGTCGACGAAATTCACCGTTTCAACAAGGCGCAATTGGATAGCTTTCTTCCCGTCATGGAAGACGGGACAATCACATTGATCGGGGCCACGACGGAAAACCCGTCCTTTGAACTCAATCCAGCGCTGCTCTCACGCTGCGATGTTCTCATCCTTCAACCGCTGGAAGCAGAGACCCTCGCGATATTGGTTGGCCGCGCTTTGGACGCTCTAGGTAAGGCCGAACTGGTTGATGAAGATGCTCGGCGGGTAATTGCCGAACGAGCCGACGGCGATGGGCGCCGCGCGATTGCGCTGACCGAATTGGTGATTGCTGGCCAAGGTGATGATCAGAAGGCCTACACGGCGACGTCCATTGCCGAACGGCTTGGCATGGCGCTAGCCCGTTATGACAAGGATCGCGACGGCCATTACGACCTGATATCGGCGTTGCACAAAGCGGTCCGTGGTTCCGACCCTGATGCGGCGCTCTATTGGTTTGCGCGCATGTTGGAAGGCGGCGAAGACCCGCTGTTTCTTGCCCGCCGGATTATTCGCATGGCGAGCGAAGATATTGGCATGGCCGATCCTACGGCGTTGCAAACCGCTCTGGCGGCCCGCGAGGCTTATCACGTGCTTGGCAGCCCGGAAGGCGAACTTGCCATTGCTCAAGCGGTTGTCCATGTCGCGACCGCGCCGAAGTCGAACGCCGTCTACACCGCCTACAAAGGCGCGCGGAAGCTTGCCAAAGAAGGCGGCTCCCTGGCACCGCCATCGGAGATCCTCAACGCGCCGACAAAGCTGATGAAGGATATTGGGCGTGGTGCGGGCTACATCTATGACCACGACACGCCTGAGGCTTTTTCCGGCCAGGACTATTTCCCAGAACAGCTCGGTCGCCACACGCTTTACGATCCGCCGGAGCGCGGTTTTGAGCGCGAGCTTGTCAAGCGCTTGCGATACTGGCAGGGCTTACGCCAACTGAAGCAAGATGAGGAATAG
- a CDS encoding CrcB family protein, whose amino-acid sequence MAFSAAALVFVGGGCGALARYGLVRASESALGTSFPYGVFAANVLGSFLMGLLAGWLVARGGGFGPFLDMSGHDAARAALATGLLGGFTTFSAFSLDAVRLWETGSHGAALAYVALSVVLAVAALVAGLMVARGVLA is encoded by the coding sequence TTGGCGTTCAGCGCAGCAGCCTTGGTGTTTGTCGGCGGCGGGTGCGGTGCGCTCGCCCGCTACGGGCTTGTGCGCGCGTCTGAAAGCGCGCTAGGCACATCGTTTCCCTATGGGGTTTTTGCCGCAAACGTCCTTGGTTCGTTTCTAATGGGGTTGCTTGCCGGGTGGTTGGTAGCGCGTGGCGGCGGCTTTGGGCCGTTTCTCGACATGTCGGGCCATGATGCCGCCAGAGCGGCGCTGGCAACCGGGCTACTTGGCGGCTTCACCACGTTCTCTGCGTTCTCCTTGGATGCTGTTCGACTTTGGGAGACAGGATCGCATGGCGCCGCGCTTGCCTATGTGGCCTTAAGTGTTGTGCTCGCGGTGGCAGCGTTGGTTGCCGGTTTGATGGTCGCACGGGGTGTGCTCGCATGA
- a CDS encoding RluA family pseudouridine synthase, protein MSGVQTREVAGEEDGMRLDRWFKEHYPGLAFGALNKLLRKGSIRVDGGRAKSNARLEAGQMIRVPPMEAEAQMAAPARADDETVQALKDMTLFEDDMVLVLNKPFGLAVQGGPGLSKHVDGMLEALRDKQGRKPRLVHRLDKDTSGVLIVAKTKGAASSLAAAFRARTTKKVYWALVRGVPKPKQGRISSYLAKGDEEAGPDLKERMRIAKHGDSGADHALTLYNVLETAGRGLTWVTLRPVTGRTHQLRAHCNHIGHPIIGDPKYFDVENWELPGGIQNRLHLHARRLLIPHPKGGQIDVTAPLPPHMQQSWNLLGFSTDGMGRDEDDDWETQAMRGSKK, encoded by the coding sequence ATGAGCGGTGTCCAAACCCGAGAGGTTGCAGGCGAAGAAGATGGCATGCGCCTCGATCGATGGTTCAAGGAGCATTATCCGGGTCTCGCCTTCGGAGCGCTGAACAAGCTGCTGCGCAAAGGTTCGATCCGTGTCGATGGTGGGCGGGCGAAGTCCAATGCCCGCCTGGAAGCCGGCCAGATGATCCGTGTGCCGCCGATGGAAGCGGAGGCGCAGATGGCCGCGCCGGCGCGAGCCGATGACGAGACCGTTCAAGCGCTCAAAGACATGACGCTGTTTGAGGACGACATGGTGCTCGTTCTCAACAAGCCGTTTGGCTTGGCCGTGCAAGGTGGCCCGGGCCTATCCAAGCATGTCGATGGCATGTTGGAGGCGCTGCGCGACAAGCAAGGACGCAAGCCACGGCTGGTTCATCGGTTGGATAAGGACACGTCCGGCGTCTTGATCGTTGCCAAGACCAAGGGCGCTGCCTCTTCGCTGGCGGCGGCGTTTCGGGCCCGTACGACGAAAAAGGTCTATTGGGCCTTGGTGCGCGGCGTTCCGAAACCCAAGCAGGGGCGGATTTCGAGTTATCTGGCCAAGGGCGATGAAGAGGCGGGCCCCGACCTCAAAGAACGCATGCGCATCGCCAAGCATGGCGATAGCGGCGCTGACCACGCGCTAACCCTTTACAATGTGCTGGAAACGGCGGGCAGGGGGCTAACCTGGGTGACGCTGCGCCCGGTAACGGGTCGAACGCACCAGCTGCGCGCCCATTGCAATCATATCGGCCATCCAATCATAGGCGACCCGAAATATTTCGATGTGGAGAATTGGGAGCTGCCTGGTGGCATTCAGAACCGGCTGCACCTGCATGCGCGCCGCCTGTTGATCCCCCATCCGAAAGGCGGGCAGATCGACGTGACCGCGCCGCTGCCACCCCACATGCAGCAAAGCTGGAACTTGCTCGGTTTCTCAACCGACGGCATGGGCCGTGACGAAGATGATGACTGGGAAACCCAGGCCATGCGCGGGTCCAAAAAGTGA
- a CDS encoding ATPase: MSDKLSPFDAIFTETGLDPNEAAQRTMRPDLPRRFWEEVTLDEREGAFHILLDGRSAKTPGRSALASRHKAVAERMVAEWDAVGERLDPANLPLTKLVNVALDGGDIHREALLDEVRSYAGSDLLCYRADHPHGLVERQNTVWNPYLDRLKTHHGITMKQAAGVMPVSQDEVVLDAIRSLADKRAADAESAAALTLATTLTGSAILALALTEPGVDEGRAKTVWQAAHVDEDWNRKLWGEDAEAAALRQSRWRDFEAAAFVLSVTRS; this comes from the coding sequence ATGAGTGACAAACTCTCGCCTTTTGATGCGATCTTCACCGAGACCGGCCTCGACCCGAACGAGGCCGCGCAACGCACCATGCGGCCAGATTTGCCCAGACGCTTCTGGGAAGAGGTCACGCTGGACGAACGCGAGGGTGCCTTCCATATCCTGCTCGATGGTCGATCGGCGAAGACACCGGGGCGATCGGCGCTGGCGTCGCGCCATAAGGCGGTGGCCGAGCGCATGGTGGCGGAATGGGATGCCGTTGGCGAGCGCCTCGACCCAGCCAATCTGCCGCTGACAAAGCTCGTCAATGTAGCTCTGGATGGCGGCGACATTCACCGCGAGGCCTTGTTGGATGAAGTTCGGTCTTATGCTGGCAGCGACCTGCTGTGTTACCGCGCGGATCATCCGCACGGGCTCGTCGAGCGCCAGAACACAGTCTGGAATCCTTATTTGGACCGGCTGAAGACCCATCACGGCATTACAATGAAACAGGCCGCGGGCGTCATGCCGGTTTCGCAAGATGAAGTTGTCCTGGACGCGATCCGGTCTTTGGCCGACAAGCGCGCCGCCGATGCCGAATCCGCAGCCGCCTTGACGCTGGCCACAACGCTCACCGGTTCGGCAATTCTGGCGCTGGCGCTCACCGAACCGGGTGTCGATGAGGGGCGCGCGAAAACAGTCTGGCAAGCGGCGCATGTCGATGAGGACTGGAACCGCAAGCTTTGGGGCGAAGATGCCGAAGCGGCGGCCTTGCGCCAGTCCCGATGGCGCGATTTCGAGGCGGCTGCCTTCGTTCTTTCAGTGACACGGTCTTAA